Genomic DNA from Equus asinus isolate D_3611 breed Donkey chromosome 10, EquAss-T2T_v2, whole genome shotgun sequence:
AGTATGATTTTTGTGCAACCCTGTACACCTTCCCATGCGTGTCTATTTAGTTGGGCATCTTGAACTTAATCCCTCAAAGTAGGCCTAAGTGATAGAAAATTCAATCTATATGGTCAAATTATGAGCTCTCACAGAAAACACTCACAAGAGGTTTGTAGTCCTTGAGTGCTTGCCTCCTGCTCTTCATCACCCCCCTTCATCTCTCCCCAACTCGGGGGCCAGGGAGGCATGCTCCCCCCTGAATCTCTCCTGTATGACAGTTAAACCAGAATCTCCTTTCTGTTGAAGATTCAGCCTCCTCACTCCAGGAGCTGACACTTACCAGTTGCTGAAAAGCAGGCTGATCTATGTCACTCTGCAAGGCGAAGTCACTCAGGACTTTCCAAGGCGGCTGGTAACTTTGCACCTCCACTGGGTTTGCCTGTAAGCCACCGTCGTGTCTCTCTGGACTGGCGGCCACCATAGGAGTTCCTGTCATCCCCTGGATATTCTGTGAATAGGCGCCCCCAATCCCAACATGTTAATGAGCAAACTCCCTCCCTCCATTGTCTGCCCAGGCTAAGCAAATATACCCTGGTATTATCTTATCTATATAGCAGCCTTTATTGACTCACTTAATCTCCTGCACGGATGGATGTTAGCCCCAGTTCAGTgttgttttattgtgttttgtttttttgcttctgTGGGCTGGACTGTTAAGTCTGCTTGGACCTTATTAAACCAAATTCTACTAGgactttcttctttcccctttcaTTCACAGTTCATCCCAGTTCCTTCCATCTGCCTTCCCAAGCCATAGCATCCCAGAAGCAGAAAGCTGAGGCAGGATAGGCCTCCCTTCAGCCTCTAGACACTGTGGTTTTCCTGCAGTTGCCGTTAGTGAGAATTTTGGTTAGATTTTCTCCAGACAGTTTTCCCCCGCGGagccaacccccacccccaagtgTTTGGGTCTGGAGGCTATTGTGCTATTAGGCACTAACCAACTTAGAAGGTGTCCTGGCCCAGGCTTGGCGGGCCTGCCAAGTTTAATGACAGCGGGTTTTATAGCATTTAAAAATAGGGCCGAGGCagtaaaaatcaaaagtaaaaaaagaaagaaactctttaGCTTAAGTCAACCTGGAGGCCTGTAGGCTGGGTGCTGCCGGCGGCCTGGGATGACAGGGGAAAATAGTTCCCTGGCTCTGACATCTCTGGAGGCCTGGGCTTGACCTCGAGCTGAGGGTGCCCTGTTTTCGCCGGGACCTCCCCGGCCTGAAGGCGCTGTGCAGGCCTCGCCCAGGGCTGGCAGTGCGCCCAGGGGACCCCCAAGGTGACCCCCCCACAGAAGCCCTGGGCTGGACAGCACACCATGGagttctccctccctcttcactGCGATGAACTAACGGCCTGAACTTGGCAAAACCAGGGCCAGGCCCCGCTACTGCTTGCCCACGGAGGGGCGCCGCGTCCTTCCGGTTCCGGGGTGGGGGCGAGGTTGAAGGTCACGACCCCACCCACGCGGGCTGAGGGCGAGGGCGCGGCTCCAATAAGTACAAGCGCCTCCGGACCACCCGGTCCTGGGCGGGGACCCTGGCGTGGGTTGCCTCTGCCCGGGCCCTGGGTGGGGCGAGGGGTCGACTCGGGGCTCCTGCTCCAGAGGAGGATGGAAACCGCGCGCCAGGCAGCCTCACGCACCTCGTGCgcctcctccgctcccccctcGCATTCCCTGCCTGGCCGCAGGGCCACTCACAGTTTTGTCAttgggctgctgctgctggagctgCTTCATCATGATGCTCCGCTTCTTGTCCTTGCACCGCTTGTTCTGAAACCAGACCCGGATCACGCGCGGGCTGAGGCCGGTCATCTCCACCAGTTGCTCCTTCATGAGTGCGTCGGGCCGGGGGTTTGCGGCGTAGCAGGTCCGCAAGGTGTGCAGCTGCTTCTCGTTCAGCACAGTCCGCACGCGGGTGGTCTTCTCGGGCTGCTTGTGGACGTGGGGCCGTAGGGCCGGCTGCCGGGCGGAGATGGGCTCGGCTGCGGGACAAGGGGCGCCGTGAGCGCTGGCCCATCCCCTCGCCCGCCCTCGCCCTCCCAGATGGTGGCCAGCGCTTTGCAGCCTCAAGAGACAAAGCAGGGGCGGCAGAGGTGGGGGTAAGGGAAgcgaaaggaagaataaaatcgtGTTCTCTAATCGCAGAGGTCAATGCTGAGTAATCCAGGCCCGGAACGCAGCCTCTGCCCCTGCTCTTGTCAACACAACGTTAGCAATGGGGAGCACTTCTCAGGGTCTGTCCCCCTGCTTGCAGCAGGGGCGGCATCTTTCAGCCTTATTTCTCTCttattcctctcctttcctcgGACCCAGACTGGGCCCAGGTTACACCGAGTACTCGCCACCTCCAGGTTCTTGGGCGAAGTCCACAGACAGTACTagggaaggaaaagcagaacACTCCAGTGACGGCCAGAGACACTACACCAACCAGGAGATCTGCAACGCGAAGGCCGAGGAGGATTCTGCCAGAAAGCCTTGAAGTTCAGTCCTGAGAGGACAGTCATGTCAAGGAGCTAAAGAAATTCGATATTTCGGCCATCTCTCCAGTCCCTGGTCTTCCTTAGTACTAAATCTACCTGGATGCTCCTGAGATGAGCTGACCCCAAGCAAAGGAAAACCGAAACTGTTGAGCTGCCTAGGTTCCAGATAAACGCCAGCTGGAAAGTATTCTGTTTCCTGATTCCCTCCCAATATTCCGtcctcctctgtttcctcacAAGCAGAGCACAGGTTGCACGGAACAGAAGTTGCCACCTCTGGTTTTGCCCCCGTGCAAGGTAGTAACACATCCCCCAGGACAGAAATCTTGGGGCTGCCAGAAAGCAGAGGGGAGAGAGCTGTACTTTTCTCACCGCCAGTGTTTAGTGCGAATTGATACTTCAGAAATGCACCCAGGCAGATCCATTCATGACCGGAAGGCAGGTTTGGAAACATTGTCTGCCTTCTTACCCAGGGCCTCCTCCTGGCCAACCTTGCTCTGTTTCTACTCTCCTTCCTGGGAAAGGGCCGTCTGATTGGTATAGTACAAATCCTGCACCTTCCAGGAGCCCCTAGGGTCAGGTCAACACCTATGGGGTCAATTTAGTGTTACAGCCACAGGCCTGAAGATGAAATTGTCACCAAATCACGAAGAATGAATGGTTTAAAGAGGCAGGCACCCTTTAAAAGGCAATTACTGCAGATCAGCTTGTTGACAGTTTTAAATTACAGCTCTGTGCAATGGCCTGCAGTTACTAAGACTGTATCATTTCAGGTCCATTCTTtcacaaaaggataaaaataaattctaaaaatgttttgGAGTGTAGGGCAGTTTGCAAGGAAAAAGGATTTGAGAAGCTAAATGACTTAAGGCCACCTAAACTTCCTTCATTGGGTTAAAGGAGGAAGCTCCAGGGGCCCAGAGCTCCACCCCTTTAATCAGGCAGTGGCGGACAGCATACCTGCTGAAGTCCGTTTTCAGTAAGCCACGGTTTGGAGGCCAAGGTGAACTACAAGTACTGTTTGGACGTGTGTATACGTGTGCACAAGTGGTGTACATTCACGTGTACccatatatagacacacagacGTGTAGGTATGCTGGAGGAGTCAAGGGCACAGCGAGTGCATTGAACCTTGCCGCAAAAGAGCGAAGCACAGCACAAACTGCCCCCACAACACTTCCTTTAACTGCCGGCCGCCGCCGCTGTCGCTGCGACCGCCCTGTGCCTACCAGGGTTGCCGGGCCGCCCGCGCGCTGGCAGGGGCGGCGCTGGCCTAGCACGACGCCTGCCTTCCGAGCCGGGCCTCCCTCTGCGCCAAGGAGTACCTGCCATTTGCAGCGGCCGCGCCGGGTGCAGGGGGCTGAGCGGGTCGCCGgcccccaggctggccctctCCACCACGTCGTGGTCGGCTCGGCAGAAGAGCCCGTCCTCCCGCAGTGCGAACTCGTCCCCTGGGATGAGCTGGCGACTGCAGGCCACGCAGCGGAAACACTCGATGTGGTACACCTTGGAGCGGGCGCGCATCACGAAGTCGTTCTTGCTGAAGCCGATGCTGCACTTGGCGCATTTGATCCCGTACAACCTACGCGGGGGCCGGGCCCGGGCCGGGAGAGAAGCACAGGGAGAGGGGGTCACTTCAGGCGGGCACTGCCCTGGCGCAAGACTGCCGGCGAGGCCGGCCACAACGCCCTGAGACACTGAAATCAGCATTAGCAGACTAGCCGGGAAGAGGAGGATAGAGAAGAGtccatttctctcccttctctctctccctttcttttacTCCCTTTTCCTTCCCTATGAACCTCCGTGTCTCCGTCCAGTACCTCTTAGTTCAGAACCCGTGGTCCATACCACGGAAAAATGTTTGATGTGTTCTAAACCTGGGCTGCTGCTCTAGCGATCAGTCCGAGGGTGGCCCCTGCAGCTCCTGGCAGGAAAGAGTCCAGGGGGACTCCAGTAGCCACTGGCCTCACACTTTCTCCTCCCTATCCTCCAATTTCTACTGCTAGAAATGTCTCAAACTGTAACAAAAACTCCtccttctaagaaaaaaagaggctgGGGAAGCAGATTGTCACCCCACTCGGTTTGCAAACAGACACAAATGCACAAGCAGAATAACAAAATGAAACCTCTGAGGGCTTCCAGATCCCTTTCTGCACCATACGCCCGTTGCAATTTTTCCCCAACTAAAGATTTTTCCTCAGGCAACAATGTTAACAAAGTTTCCTCTCCATTCTTccgtttattattattttaaaaatgtgcctCTGTTCCCTCAATCTTTTTCAAATCACTGAAGCATCTACCACTGTTTCAGTTTGCCTGAGAGCTATGACCGCCCAGAAGAATGAAAAGACTCACTTCTAAGATCTTCCTCACTAACCTTTCCTTACCAAGGGACAATCCTTTTAGGTTCTGCCTAGGCGGCTCTGCCCTGGCTCCCTCTCCATGTATCAGTAATAACAGAAGCGAGGGCATTCCTACAAACGGACAGaatggaagagagggaaagatcCACACAAAGCGGGGAACTGGGGCATCTCGCTCCCCCAAGGGAAGAAAGGCATTCGGAAATCTAAATGgtctctctgttctgcttttacAACTACAGGATTTcaaaggaacacacacacacagagctgagAGAGAGTGGAGAGGAAAAGGTAAAATCGATTGGCTCCTTCTGCAAAAGTGCATCCAGAATTTGGCAAATGCTGGTCTATATGCAATGGACCAAAACACTATCTCCATAGCAGTAAAGATACTCCTGGAGGTGCGAAGAGAGCTCTCCCTCTCCAGAATCTTGAGTTCACACACCAATCAAGTAAACAATGAAACCAGCTCGTTTGTCAGAGGTTAGAAGGTAGATTCAAAAGTTTTCCTCCCTCCGCCTACTCTATATGAGATCTTCCATTTCATAGGATGAGGACTTTACCTTGCCTGTGACCAAACAATTTGGAAaatccctccccttcctccagtcCCCACTTCCCCTATTTCCTCCCACTTGCCCCTCCAACCAAAGCATCAATAACCTTTTTTGGGGGCACTGTTTAGTTTTACCTATCAAGATTATTCTCTCCgctttatgattttaaaattaaaaaaatgctagaCACTAAGTGAGCAAGAAAAAATTGTGACTACATACTTAAATTTTGACTAAACTTTAATATAAGTTCACAGCTCCAGAAACTCTATTACTTAAAGCTAATTACTTGTTAATAGCCActggagaaattttttaaaaaatacataatattttgatattatttAACCTAACACTGAGAGTGTTATCGCTTCTGtttgttattaaaataacaaaatttcctttagaaattctACTGGCTTCCTAAAGCAGCAAATGAAGTTTCTGACATAGTACATATACACAGGTCAGAGAAAATTTGAGATTAGCGAAGCACGAAGTTTAGATGCAgaataaactgaaagaaaaagaaactcggAAAGTTCCTTCTGTGGTTTTACCCTTGTTAGTATGGGCAATTCACTCATTTTATCAGTTACCAGATTTTAATGTGAGAAAGGAAGCTGTTCAATTATCTAAATATACCAATTGTTCGTAGACAGATGATGGGCAATTTGATCTGCTCTGTCTAATTCATCAGCTCAGataagataagaaagaaaagatagtcAGATGTCACCAAAgggttaatatttaaaaagattaaatttccAGCCTTTTTGCAGGGAATATTTGGGTTGGTTTTGAAAttttccaggaaggagctgttaCCCTAAAAGTAAAAGGTGAAATACCTCTATTTGCTTTCAAAGTGCATCTCTAAACATGCTTAGATCTTGCATTGACATCTCCAAAGAATTTGTACGTTACTAATAAATTACTGAactaaagcaaaagaaggaaaaatcattgcaggatacaataaaaaataaacctttttttaagtttagaaaCCCCAACTTATccatctttaaatttattttttggaagggggagggtggaagaggaaaataatttgaGCATCACAAATTCCAAGAGCAATTAAACAAGCTTCAATACTATGCAATTTAGGAAAACCACCACTGAGTTTGGGGGGGTTCCCTAAAAAGTGAAATGAACAGTATAGTTTAATTTACATAACTCACTTAGATGGTAACTTTAGCATGCTGGACCCCACTAAAGCAAACTTCCCCCAAAAGACAAAGCCACATCAAATAATAAACaaggagtggggagagacagGGAACTCTCACAAAATTAAGGAAGCAGTATAAATGGCGTACCTGATATAATCTCTTTTACAGTAGGTTTTCCCATCTCTAACAAAGCACGTACAGCTCTCGTCCAAATACTGATTACACTCCGCACATTTCAAACATGCCGCATGCCATTCCAAATCCGGAGAAACCCTCAGAATATACTGATCGTGAATCTGATTGCCGCAACCAACACATAAGGAAATCAGAcgtttttctgaaatgaaaataaatacatgattGACTAACCGTTTACTTCCTACAGAGATAAACACACTTTTAGTGTCGTTCTCTTATAGGGCGTACTCtgggaggtttttttctttctttctttcttttttttaagagtatTGCACTTTGGGATGGTAATTGAAGTGTGCCATCAAAACCTTGACTCATTTTAAAAAGGAGGtggaatatatgtaaaatgcgATTTGAGTAGTCTACGTTTGTAAGCCTAGCACGCAATCAAACccgttcattttgtatttctttttcctccctcctccctctttgcCATAATCATCGGGAAAGATTATGGATAAGTCAAGTCAAAGAAAAGGTTTTGACTAGAAGCGTTAAGTGAACGCAGGGATGTCTATATTTTCCATGAAGCATGCTCTTAAATAGCACACAGGACTGGATATTGTTAGGAAGAGCAGACATCAATACAGTTGTCACTAGTTCTTTTTTGCAAGTCTAATGCTAATTCAGATCTCCGGGTATTGTATGTGCAGGCAGTCCTTCGCAACAGAATAACCTTCTCGGAGAGCTCAGGATTCCCGAGGAGGAAACCACCGCTTAGCACTAGAAGCCTAGGGTTTGGAGGGCACACAGGCGAATTCAAACACAAGGTACGATCAGTTTCCCGAAGATCGGAACCAACAGCAAGCATGCAGGCGTGGCGGCAAAAAGAATAAGccaccttttctctctctctaggcAATGACTCCAACTCCGAAGAGCCCTTGGCACCCGTGCCTGAGAGAGACCCCCGCACAAGAACAGCACACCGAGCCCCACAAGGTAAAATAGCCTCTTACTTTTTGGTGGATCTCCCATGTCTCCCATATCTGTAAGAGGGAGTAATGTCCACAGTGAAATGGTGGTTGTACAGTTGGTGAACAGCCCACAGAGAGGATGCTGGAGCTGTGGCTAAGTGGGAAATAGTGGCCCCTGGGATTGCCAAGGCTGAGAGAGCCGCTGCCCGGCTGCGCCGCGCCCTCGCGGATCGGGGAGTCCAATTTAAGCCGGCGGAGTTGGCGGAGCGGAGGCGCTGCGGCGGCGGCGGACTCGGCGCGGCTCGGGCACCTCTCTTCCTTATCTCTTACTCAAACTTCTCTGCTCCAACTCAGCTCCATCGCCATTGGTCTGACGCAGCGCGCGGGGACGTCAGGCGAGCGCCGCGCCCATTGGCT
This window encodes:
- the ISL1 gene encoding insulin gene enhancer protein ISL-1 codes for the protein MGDMGDPPKKKRLISLCVGCGNQIHDQYILRVSPDLEWHAACLKCAECNQYLDESCTCFVRDGKTYCKRDYIRLYGIKCAKCSIGFSKNDFVMRARSKVYHIECFRCVACSRQLIPGDEFALREDGLFCRADHDVVERASLGAGDPLSPLHPARPLQMAAEPISARQPALRPHVHKQPEKTTRVRTVLNEKQLHTLRTCYAANPRPDALMKEQLVEMTGLSPRVIRVWFQNKRCKDKKRSIMMKQLQQQQPNDKTNIQGMTGTPMVAASPERHDGGLQANPVEVQSYQPPWKVLSDFALQSDIDQPAFQQLVNFSEGGPGSNSTGSEVASMSSQLPDTPNSMVASPIEA